A window of the Henckelia pumila isolate YLH828 chromosome 3, ASM3356847v2, whole genome shotgun sequence genome harbors these coding sequences:
- the LOC140889118 gene encoding uncharacterized protein produces MAGITALLEQQAARPRLSHEEDVAERFQKKGPKEFVGTTDPLVAEGWIRSLESIFDYMGITDADRVSCATYMMRGDAALWWEGAVRGVHLPTLTWAEFRRIFYAKYFTEDVRSRMIREFMSLRQGDRSVVEYVSQYERGCHFVPMIADSSQEKLRQFVEGLRAEIRHDVRMADVFTYESAVSRALRSEEGRREIQREQQGKRQFVQTGYQRPSSQPPAKKQSTGPSKGPNQQRPQGKPQQQTRGGAPTPGRYPVCPKCQKMHSGQCLLGAGVCYRCKEPGHQIANCPQRQNVSGRVYVMQAEEADPDTSLITGEYVEEQVTPTGGEDV; encoded by the coding sequence atggcgggtattactgccttgctggagcagcaggctgcccgtcccagactgtcccacgaggaggacgtcgcagagaggttccagaagaaggggcctaaggagtttgtggggaccaccgatccgttggtggctgagggatggattcgctctcttgagtccatattcgactatatggggatcacagacgccgacagggtgagctgtgctacgtatatgatgcgaggcgatgcagccctttggtgggagggtgcagtcagaggagtccatctacctacactgacgtgggctgagttcaggcgtatcttctacgccaaatatttcactgaggatgtgcgcagtcgcatgatccgagagttcatgagtctccgtcagggggacagatctgtggtggagtacgtgagccagtatgagaggggctgtcattttgtgcccatgattgctgatagttcgcaggagaagctgcggcagtttgtggagggcctgagggctgagatcaggcatgacgtacgtatggcagacgtctttacatatgagtctgcagtcagcagggccttgcgttccgaggagggacggagggagatacagagagagcagcagggtaagaggcagtttgtgcagacagggtatcagcgaccatcttcgcagccacctgcgaagaaacagtctacagggccatctaagggcccgaatcagcagaggcctcaggggaagccacagcagcagactaggggcggggcccctactccagggagatatccagtgtgtccgaagtgccagaagatgcattccgggcagtgtctattgggagcaggagtctgctatcgttgcaaggagccagggcatcagattgccaactgcccgcagaggcagaatgtcagtgggcgagtttatgtgatgcaggctgaggaggcagacccagatacctccttgatcaccg